A window from Aquiluna borgnonia encodes these proteins:
- a CDS encoding ABC transporter ATP-binding protein, producing the protein METQNPIIQAQELNVDFWVDGQWVMAASGVNFEVRPGQVLAIVGESGSGKSTSAMSLLGLLPVNGRSSGSVKLKGEELIGATKKRLREIRGNDIAVIFQEPMTALNPVYTIGFQIVEALQVHFNTMTKAQAKKRALELLKMVELPDPEKAFNSYPHQLSGGQRQRAMIAQSISCDPMLLIADEPTTALDVTVQAEILELMRNLNQRLQSAIILITHDMGVVAELSDHMIVMKDGVVVETGTTYDTFKNPKHQYTRDLLAAVPHLGKVQVSEPKPRPQGIKPTLILENVNIEYPKRGKVPAFLAVKDASLEIYPGEVLGLVGESGSGKTTIGRAVVGLVPIKSGALEISGMSMVGVSKEDLMAARRNIGIVFQDPGSSLNPRWPIGQSIAEPLLLAGWAQDQRTNRVSELLDLVELPKTYRNRYPHELSGGQRQRVGIARALALSPKLLVADEPTSALDVSVQARVLELLQQIQKEQQFATLFVSHDLAVIDLLSDRIAVMQHGVIVEQGSKEQILRNPQEDYTKKLIAAVPVPDPEVRRAAEKTLD; encoded by the coding sequence ATGGAAACCCAAAACCCAATTATTCAGGCCCAGGAACTCAATGTTGACTTCTGGGTGGATGGCCAGTGGGTCATGGCGGCAAGCGGAGTTAACTTTGAGGTCAGGCCCGGTCAGGTTCTAGCCATTGTTGGAGAGTCTGGTTCCGGTAAGTCAACCTCAGCCATGAGCCTTCTGGGCTTACTGCCGGTAAACGGTCGCTCAAGTGGCTCAGTAAAGCTCAAGGGCGAGGAGCTCATTGGAGCCACTAAGAAGCGTCTACGTGAGATCCGAGGCAATGACATTGCGGTGATCTTCCAGGAGCCAATGACTGCTCTCAACCCCGTCTACACCATTGGTTTCCAGATCGTTGAGGCACTCCAGGTTCACTTCAACACCATGACCAAGGCGCAGGCTAAAAAGCGCGCCTTGGAGCTACTCAAGATGGTTGAGCTTCCAGACCCAGAAAAAGCCTTCAACTCCTACCCTCACCAGCTCTCAGGCGGTCAGCGTCAAAGGGCCATGATCGCTCAGTCAATCTCCTGCGATCCAATGCTCCTAATTGCCGACGAGCCCACCACAGCCCTTGACGTCACGGTCCAGGCTGAAATCCTTGAGCTGATGCGCAACCTCAACCAGAGATTGCAATCCGCAATCATCCTGATCACCCATGACATGGGTGTGGTCGCTGAACTCAGCGACCACATGATTGTCATGAAGGACGGTGTGGTTGTTGAAACCGGCACCACCTACGACACCTTCAAAAATCCAAAGCATCAATACACCAGAGACCTACTCGCTGCAGTTCCTCACCTAGGCAAGGTTCAAGTCTCAGAACCTAAGCCAAGGCCACAGGGCATCAAGCCAACCCTGATCTTGGAAAACGTAAACATCGAGTATCCAAAGCGCGGGAAGGTCCCAGCATTCCTAGCCGTCAAAGACGCAAGCCTAGAGATTTACCCCGGTGAGGTCTTGGGTCTGGTGGGGGAGTCTGGCTCAGGCAAAACCACAATTGGCCGAGCAGTTGTTGGTTTGGTTCCAATCAAATCTGGAGCACTTGAGATCTCTGGCATGTCCATGGTTGGTGTTTCAAAGGAAGACCTCATGGCCGCTAGGCGCAACATTGGAATTGTCTTCCAGGATCCAGGAAGCTCTCTCAACCCACGTTGGCCCATCGGTCAGTCGATTGCAGAACCACTCCTGCTGGCAGGCTGGGCACAAGACCAGAGAACTAATCGAGTTTCAGAACTTCTAGACCTAGTAGAACTCCCAAAAACCTATAGAAACCGTTATCCCCATGAGCTCTCTGGTGGCCAGCGTCAGCGCGTTGGCATTGCAAGGGCACTGGCCCTCAGCCCAAAGCTACTCGTTGCTGACGAACCAACCAGTGCACTGGATGTTTCTGTCCAGGCAAGAGTGCTGGAGCTTTTGCAGCAGATCCAAAAAGAGCAGCAGTTTGCCACCCTATTTGTTTCTCACGACCTTGCGGTAATTGACCTGCTGAGCGACCGAATTGCCGTCATGCAGCACGGAGTTATTGTTGAGCAGGGCTCAAAGGAGCAAATTCTAAGAAACCCTCAAGAGGATTACACCAAGAAGTTGATTGCGGCGGTGCCGGTGCCTGACCCAGAGGTAAGGCGGGCCGCTGAAAAAACCTTAGACTAG
- the pseI gene encoding pseudaminic acid synthase: protein MKGWNKDMRIDGREIGVNKPPYLIAEISANHNGSLSRALDLIAAAKRNGASAVKLQTYTADTLTIQSAKSDFQINGGIWDGRTLYDLYQQAHTPWEWHQELFDAASEIGITIFSSPFDASAVELLERLNAPAYKIASFEIVDLELIRIAASTGKPLIISTGLASLEEITEAYDVAMESGAEDVALLHCLSSYPAPASEYKLNTIEKLRSIFDSQIGLSDHTVGNDVALAAISLGATIIEKHFTWDTTSGGPDDSFSMDPSGLKSLRESADRVWESLGFDNFAIQPSERDNIRFRRSLYFVKDVKRGEMLSRDHVRSIRPGYGVAPKFLKKIIGKNAPVAFYAGDPVTKEVLDQLC from the coding sequence TTGAAGGGATGGAATAAAGATATGAGAATTGATGGCAGGGAAATTGGAGTAAATAAGCCCCCTTATTTGATTGCTGAGATTTCCGCAAATCACAATGGATCTTTATCGCGAGCCTTAGATCTTATTGCCGCTGCAAAGCGCAACGGAGCGAGCGCTGTCAAACTCCAGACATACACGGCTGATACCCTCACTATTCAATCTGCAAAATCGGACTTCCAAATTAATGGAGGGATTTGGGACGGACGCACACTTTACGACTTGTACCAGCAAGCCCACACCCCCTGGGAATGGCACCAGGAACTTTTTGACGCCGCTTCTGAAATTGGCATAACCATTTTCAGTAGTCCCTTCGACGCGAGTGCCGTTGAATTGCTTGAGAGGCTAAATGCTCCTGCATACAAAATCGCATCGTTTGAAATTGTCGACTTGGAACTAATTCGTATCGCTGCATCAACTGGGAAGCCTCTGATTATCTCGACTGGCCTGGCTAGCCTTGAGGAAATAACCGAAGCGTACGATGTAGCGATGGAGTCAGGGGCTGAGGATGTTGCGCTGCTTCATTGTTTGTCCTCATATCCCGCGCCTGCTTCGGAGTACAAACTTAATACGATCGAGAAGTTGCGTTCGATTTTTGACTCCCAAATTGGCTTATCTGACCATACGGTAGGTAATGATGTGGCTTTAGCAGCTATTTCGCTAGGTGCGACGATTATCGAAAAGCACTTCACCTGGGATACAACTTCCGGAGGTCCTGATGACTCGTTCTCAATGGACCCAAGTGGCCTTAAATCACTCCGAGAGTCTGCCGATCGTGTATGGGAATCACTAGGATTCGATAACTTTGCCATTCAACCAAGCGAAAGAGATAATATCCGTTTTCGTCGCTCCCTGTACTTCGTAAAAGATGTTAAAAGGGGAGAAATGTTATCCCGCGATCATGTCAGGTCAATTAGGCCGGGATATGGAGTTGCTCCAAAATTTCTGAAAAAAATTATCGGAAAAAATGCTCCAGTAGCCTTTTACGCCGGTGATCCGGTCACGAAAGAGGTACTCGACCAACTTTGCTAA